The following proteins are encoded in a genomic region of Necator americanus strain Aroian chromosome II, whole genome shotgun sequence:
- a CDS encoding hypothetical protein (NECATOR_CHRII.G8815.T1), which translates to MQQLLVIALLLIVVVADEQNTTFHQLSPSVCSCAPPAALPTCSCAQAIEPSCKCTVAPLPPTNNCACIMQAQATQCQPVCNMNCIDTCQHPQQCSELCSSSCRNACQPITQNACYSQCLLSCQPERLPTCDQACQNSCITDDEYARKLIHQLTYNTPGMLPRTVSAPIVTPPASLSAATTSPIQSHCRQCQSSCGQTCQKQVSVPAPVCEQQCQQICMPVCKVAPAPAPEIKVTVQESALKSVNCQPSCENACNAQCVHLSESPNICGAACTQSCAKTCAPVVVNCLPPLTTGTCSCPEAYRPCAGKTKCCRQ; encoded by the exons ATGCAGCAGCTCCTTGTAATCGCACTTCTATTGATTGTCGTCGTCGCCGATGAACAG AATACTACTTTCCATCAACTTTCTCCATCCGTTTGCTCTTGCGCTCCACCTGCAGCGCTGCCCACCTGCAGCTGCGCACAAGCTATTGAGCCATCGTGTAAATGCACTGTCGCACCACTTCCTCCGACAAATAACTGCGCATGCATTATGCAAGCACAG GCTACCCAGTGCCAACCTGTGTGCAATATGAATTGTATCGACACTTGCCAGCATCCGCAGCAGTGTTCAGAGCTCTGCAGTAGTTCTTGTCGAAACGCTTGCCAACCTATTACACAG AATGCCTGCTACTCTCAGTGCCTGCTGTCCTGCCAACCAGAACGGTTGCCAACTTGCGACCAGGCATGCCAAAATAGTTG CATTACTGACGACGAATATGCACGTAAATTGATTCATCAGTTGACTTACAATACGCCAGGCATGTTGCCTAGGACAGTATCCGCTCCAATCGTTACTCCTCCAGCAAGCTTGTCTGCCGCTACTACTTCACCCATTCAG AGTCATTGTCGTCAATGTCAGTCATCTTGTGGCCAGACTTGTCAGAAACAAGTTTCTGTCCCCGCTCCCGTCTGCGAGCAGCAGTGCCAGCAAATCTGCATGCCTGTCTGTAAAGTAGCTCCA GCTCCAGCGCCAGAAATCAAAGTGACGGTGCAGGAATCGGCTCTGAAAAGCGTGAACTGCCAACCAAGCTGTGAGAATGCATGTAATGCACAATGTGTGCACCTCAGCGAA AGTCCGAACATATGTGGTGCAGCTTGCACACAATCCTGTGCTAAAACATGCGCACCAGTTGTTGTGAACTGTCTTCCTCCTCTCACCACTGGGACATGCTCCTGCCCGGAAGCTTACAGGCCGT